Proteins encoded within one genomic window of Micromonospora halotolerans:
- the dpdD gene encoding protein DpdD — MTSLLARFFGQGNELDVSELPASLRDVIEPWLRAADEGAGIAFLPRLWQGRLWWYGLAPDSRSRRELLALLDAWVGPTASDLASSRGRLDRSDPFDATLAAERPSSILRFEVLPRTGAGATPAKLEVRSALKRMVRLLDGRPPSEFRATRSSGEVLEDLGHAMSTGDRGLAQTLLVELRSGGDLDETNMAFVRFRVHAGLEQWQDVLKDPALPDVLGMRRPPGVTRAIQQAVYGVHLASLDAEERDGALLAAFEDVSEQYAGLTTGSPPAASRSELLVQFLFAIAADESTRAALIERLLDNADAVQIGLRSRLKRLRSAAEAEPVVPLRPPRDPMTEATARYVGGDALGALEVAVTMTGSLAAARLAVSAAADIGTPDAARVALNMLAGEEALRAAVLASGVVGRTAVAVLEGLIETGGPNGWASWFDRVATGVAQDEAVGWISDLADQWTPLPQAEVQARMWSSSDATLEVLGLVAGRFLALHAGVLDGPAKAAVAERMIAALALSGRTSAGVQVQVLSLIDTLLAAGPSGEQVEAALEWLDVIRGSMAASSSIDWQTDLLQTVAFHVIPKQAHAARQRYLYSSLDDLRRLRTALDSVALESVAAVCESLDLSLPADLEQIRAAGLLPEPELYGCLAGRRVVLYSLMESAARRAAETLRRIVPSIDVVTTADHVGSERLADMSTNADVVVIATASAKHAATEFIEQKRNGRPIIYVHSKGSSAMLRELGRFCE; from the coding sequence ATGACCAGTCTTCTCGCTCGCTTCTTTGGGCAGGGCAACGAACTTGACGTCTCGGAACTTCCCGCATCACTGCGGGATGTCATCGAACCTTGGCTGCGAGCGGCCGATGAGGGTGCCGGTATTGCCTTTCTGCCTCGTCTCTGGCAGGGGCGCCTCTGGTGGTACGGCTTGGCTCCGGACAGTAGGTCTAGACGGGAGTTACTGGCTCTACTCGACGCGTGGGTTGGGCCGACCGCCAGCGACTTGGCATCTTCCCGCGGGCGCCTCGACAGGTCGGATCCGTTTGACGCTACTCTCGCCGCCGAACGACCTTCGTCGATTCTACGCTTCGAAGTTCTGCCTAGAACTGGCGCCGGTGCCACTCCAGCGAAACTCGAGGTGCGGAGTGCCCTTAAGCGCATGGTGCGTCTCCTTGACGGTCGCCCCCCTTCTGAGTTCCGAGCTACTAGATCCTCAGGAGAGGTGCTAGAGGATCTCGGGCACGCGATGTCCACCGGAGATCGTGGGCTCGCGCAGACCTTGCTCGTCGAGTTGCGCTCGGGTGGGGATCTGGACGAGACGAACATGGCGTTCGTCCGTTTCCGCGTGCACGCCGGACTAGAACAGTGGCAAGACGTCCTCAAGGATCCCGCGCTCCCCGACGTTCTAGGCATGAGGCGTCCCCCAGGGGTCACTCGCGCCATCCAGCAGGCCGTTTATGGCGTTCATCTGGCCAGTCTCGACGCCGAGGAGCGCGACGGGGCTCTTCTCGCTGCCTTCGAGGACGTGAGCGAGCAATACGCCGGCTTGACAACAGGGAGTCCTCCAGCCGCGTCCCGGTCCGAACTTCTGGTCCAGTTTTTGTTTGCTATCGCAGCTGATGAGTCCACTCGAGCGGCCCTCATCGAACGGCTCCTTGACAACGCTGACGCCGTTCAAATTGGGCTCCGAAGCCGCCTCAAGCGTTTGCGCTCGGCGGCTGAGGCCGAGCCGGTAGTGCCATTACGGCCTCCACGTGATCCGATGACTGAAGCCACGGCTCGTTACGTCGGTGGCGACGCACTCGGCGCCCTCGAAGTCGCCGTGACGATGACTGGAAGTCTCGCTGCCGCCCGCTTAGCCGTTAGCGCGGCAGCCGACATCGGTACACCCGACGCCGCTCGCGTCGCGCTAAATATGCTTGCCGGTGAAGAAGCTTTGCGCGCAGCAGTACTCGCCTCAGGCGTCGTGGGGAGGACGGCGGTTGCGGTTCTTGAGGGACTAATCGAGACAGGCGGGCCGAACGGTTGGGCTTCGTGGTTCGATCGCGTGGCGACAGGTGTCGCGCAGGACGAGGCAGTCGGTTGGATCAGCGACCTCGCCGACCAGTGGACGCCTCTACCCCAAGCTGAGGTCCAGGCGCGCATGTGGAGCTCCTCTGACGCTACGCTCGAGGTCTTGGGGTTGGTAGCAGGTAGGTTCTTGGCACTTCATGCGGGCGTCCTTGACGGTCCTGCAAAGGCAGCGGTGGCGGAGCGGATGATTGCTGCACTCGCGCTGAGCGGCAGGACATCTGCAGGTGTTCAGGTGCAGGTGCTCAGCTTGATCGATACGTTGCTGGCGGCTGGTCCATCAGGTGAACAGGTCGAGGCGGCCCTCGAATGGCTCGATGTAATCCGGGGCTCGATGGCTGCGAGTAGCTCCATTGACTGGCAAACCGATCTTTTGCAAACGGTCGCATTTCACGTCATTCCCAAGCAGGCGCATGCTGCCCGCCAGCGGTACTTGTACAGTTCCCTTGATGATCTCCGGCGCCTACGAACGGCCCTCGACTCTGTCGCGCTCGAGTCGGTCGCGGCCGTGTGCGAATCTCTCGACCTGTCGCTCCCTGCCGACCTAGAGCAGATCCGGGCAGCCGGCCTGCTTCCCGAGCCGGAGTTGTACGGGTGCTTGGCAGGCCGGCGCGTCGTGCTGTATTCCCTAATGGAGTCGGCCGCGCGTCGTGCCGCCGAGACGCTGCGACGAATCGTTCCCTCGATCGATGTCGTCACGACGGCCGATCACGTGGGAAGCGAACGCCTCGCAGACATGAGTACGAACGCGGATGTCGTCGTGATCGCCACAGCGTCGGCTAAGCATGCGGCTACCGAATTCATAGAGCAAAAACGGAATGGGCGCCCCATCATTTACGTACACTCAAAAGGGTCGTCTGCAATGCTGCGCGAGTTGGGGCGGTTTTGCGAGTGA
- the dpdK gene encoding phospholipase D-like domain-containing protein DpdK, which yields MRRLTTRGGGATRTLDNLIETVFVSELIAPSPDVWLLSPWISDIPVVDNRGGEVISLIPGAPARHLRLTEVLLELAKRGSHVHVLARNDPRHQSVLDRLRGTPGAADSVDVQIIDQLHDKGLLTSRIHVQGSMNFTHHGRAVNEEGITVTGDADDLSRARLDYHARFGMLP from the coding sequence TTGAGGCGGCTAACAACGCGGGGGGGCGGTGCAACTCGCACTCTCGATAATCTCATCGAAACAGTGTTTGTTTCGGAACTTATTGCGCCGTCGCCGGACGTCTGGCTGTTGTCGCCTTGGATCTCGGATATACCCGTCGTGGACAATCGGGGAGGAGAGGTCATAAGTCTCATCCCCGGTGCGCCGGCGCGACATTTGCGTTTGACTGAAGTTCTGCTCGAGTTAGCCAAGCGCGGATCGCATGTCCACGTTCTTGCACGAAACGATCCCCGCCACCAGTCGGTGCTGGATCGATTGCGTGGAACGCCAGGCGCGGCCGACTCCGTCGATGTTCAGATCATCGATCAACTCCACGACAAGGGCCTCCTAACGTCGCGAATCCATGTCCAAGGTTCCATGAACTTCACGCACCATGGGCGCGCTGTCAACGAGGAGGGCATCACGGTGACTGGAGACGCGGACGACCTGTCTCGTGCACGCCTTGACTACCATGCGCGGTTTGGGATGTTGCCTTGA
- the dpdJ gene encoding protein DpdJ: MRIHESILDLLEQREDALLSWGVVDGGFEEDELIALVDAWLLEHDPTSDAWALVDSMRDSGLLHRDLTTDPPRWRTRSAEALRLLARLRQLFPTQGNQEDSWRRGAPLVADLRYVRRPRAYPRRDQTLASLMAAVPSLTAAQREVLTLLTRDSSGPRNLSGFQVRATRQVLASATSGRSGGIVVGAGTGSGKTLAFYLPAFAHLASLQDSKHWTRVVAVYPRNELLRDQLSSAFASARRIDEVFSRTSGRPLRVAAFYGPTPHSARSVEGQYASWDKVGGGHRCPYLSCPGAAGAGCGGDLVWQHQDRSRGRERLVCAKCCTSFDEDVVVLTRQRMVQQPPDMLFTTTEMLNRSLSDLQASAVFGVGTRRAPLMMLLDEIHTYSGTSGAQAGMVLRRWRHRLRSQVTFVGLSATLVDAAKYFSDLTGLSADIVASVEPKPEELEYEGAEHLLALRSDPTTGVSVLSTTIQTSMLLPRTLDPPGSGKSAGLYGSKLFVFTDDLDVTNRLYYDLLDAEGQRLDGKGRAIGFKDALASLRDPTQGGGPARRAAGQSWDLPEALGHPMRPGSRLRLGRTSSQDAGVDKASQITVATASLEVGFDDPDVGAVLQHKAPRDVAQFLQRKGRAGRPRGMRPWTVVVLSHYGRDRDSYEAWDLLFDPVLPARSLPVRNRAVLRMHAVQAMLDWLAERLRPQMPDASIWRDLTKPRDKSSWGQARGVVQDRVAALLENLLEDVTLQSDLTRWIGQALQIPPSETNELLWHPPRPVLLAAVPALLRRLRSGWATAQVDGRSLGKDLLGGTPLPDFFPSNLFSDLALPEALIKVPAQLEWEEEGDWHAMGVAQALREFAPGRVSRRFATRSMRHRHWLPLPADVNGRIYVDGVFPEHDIEVEVDVVVDGRRQTLELVRPHNIVVDIAPKEVRDSSNAYLIWESQFVERGGAAPIRIPQEDPIGRLLSGVCFHLHAEHAHIEARRLAVGADATLQMEDGTELRGRPTFARGEGVPVGVGAVYDVDALRLDVVLPPDYSLPQDVSHGVRSAWLRHVVTTDSQLLEHANVFQLGWVHEALEITLIRAAVEQGMTLDQAFAHLDRDLQGQLNATMEILFQRVGLVIDDDDVSAGPGRLRARLQSLLQRDGFAKRLAALAPEMWRPTDELLQPWLRTRLLATVGQAALAAGRLLCPDHDPEGLLVDVQPGLDAEGRPRNGQVWLSESSIGGGGFLEALASRLQKDPRRFLRLMRHAIRPSAMEVIDNQMRRIIHLSAKDGPLADAMAAYRGAHSQAARVEALNCVRHALRDAGVAPDHGVVSALANRLLRPGSTSATDRAMGQVVGAWDAEERRLGVEIDARTWAFLSSGRKDLDHGLPLAGGGDLRQRRLDALRSLLWPRGWRMRSAALQSWNPYTVLPDPAPEVLRAILIDGTVTVDISDPDAAGRLRHVLSTDGAARLRGGPGQEAEVSDVLVGLMTEPIETEFLHIYPYIAEVTHTADGATLVRLELAEIVS, translated from the coding sequence ATGCGCATTCACGAAAGCATTCTTGACCTTCTCGAGCAGCGTGAGGACGCCCTGCTCTCGTGGGGCGTCGTTGACGGGGGGTTCGAGGAGGATGAACTCATCGCCCTGGTCGACGCGTGGCTCCTTGAGCACGATCCGACGAGCGATGCCTGGGCGCTCGTGGACAGCATGCGCGACAGTGGCCTTCTTCACCGCGATCTGACCACTGACCCGCCAAGGTGGCGGACCCGGTCCGCGGAGGCGCTTCGGCTGTTGGCTCGCTTGCGCCAGTTGTTCCCTACACAGGGAAACCAAGAGGACAGTTGGCGCCGTGGAGCCCCGTTGGTCGCAGACTTGCGTTATGTCCGTCGACCTCGAGCCTACCCACGTAGAGATCAGACACTTGCCTCACTGATGGCGGCAGTTCCTAGCCTCACGGCGGCGCAACGCGAGGTATTGACGCTGCTCACGCGGGATTCCTCGGGCCCGAGAAATCTCAGCGGCTTCCAGGTTCGAGCAACCCGTCAGGTGCTGGCTTCCGCGACGAGCGGAAGATCGGGCGGCATAGTAGTAGGAGCCGGGACGGGCAGTGGAAAAACCCTCGCCTTTTACCTCCCGGCGTTCGCACACCTAGCGTCCCTGCAGGACAGCAAGCACTGGACGCGCGTGGTTGCCGTCTACCCGCGCAATGAGCTTCTGAGAGACCAGTTGTCCAGCGCCTTCGCCAGCGCTCGGCGGATCGACGAGGTCTTCTCCAGGACTTCCGGCCGCCCGCTCAGGGTTGCGGCGTTCTACGGACCTACGCCGCACTCTGCCCGGAGTGTTGAGGGGCAATACGCCTCATGGGACAAGGTCGGGGGTGGACACCGCTGTCCCTACTTGAGCTGTCCAGGCGCGGCGGGCGCGGGCTGCGGCGGTGATCTTGTTTGGCAGCACCAGGACCGCAGTCGCGGACGTGAGCGACTCGTCTGCGCGAAGTGTTGCACCTCCTTCGACGAGGACGTTGTTGTGCTAACCCGCCAGCGCATGGTGCAGCAACCCCCTGACATGCTCTTCACGACGACAGAGATGCTCAACCGGAGTCTGTCGGACTTGCAGGCGAGCGCAGTCTTCGGCGTCGGCACTCGAAGAGCGCCACTGATGATGCTGCTTGACGAGATCCATACCTATAGCGGCACCAGCGGCGCGCAGGCAGGGATGGTGCTTCGTCGATGGCGCCACCGTCTTCGAAGCCAGGTCACCTTTGTCGGCCTCTCAGCAACACTCGTAGATGCTGCAAAGTACTTCTCCGATTTGACGGGCCTATCAGCAGACATAGTGGCAAGCGTGGAACCGAAGCCGGAGGAGTTGGAGTATGAGGGCGCGGAGCACTTGCTCGCCCTGCGCAGTGATCCCACAACAGGGGTCAGTGTTCTGTCCACGACAATCCAAACCAGCATGCTGCTTCCTCGGACACTTGACCCGCCGGGAAGCGGGAAATCTGCGGGTCTTTACGGCAGCAAGCTCTTCGTTTTCACTGACGATCTGGACGTGACCAACAGGCTGTACTACGACCTTCTGGACGCGGAAGGTCAGCGCCTGGACGGAAAAGGCCGAGCTATCGGCTTTAAAGACGCGTTGGCAAGTCTGCGAGACCCGACGCAGGGTGGGGGGCCAGCCCGGCGCGCTGCGGGGCAGTCGTGGGATCTCCCCGAGGCGCTTGGCCATCCGATGCGGCCGGGCTCCAGGCTCCGTCTGGGGCGGACCTCTTCCCAGGACGCAGGAGTGGACAAAGCTTCCCAGATCACGGTGGCCACCGCCTCTCTCGAGGTGGGCTTCGACGACCCGGATGTCGGTGCGGTGCTACAGCACAAGGCGCCTCGTGACGTCGCCCAGTTCCTGCAGCGAAAGGGACGAGCCGGGCGCCCGCGTGGCATGCGGCCGTGGACCGTTGTCGTACTGTCTCACTACGGTAGGGACCGCGACAGCTACGAGGCCTGGGACTTGCTATTCGACCCTGTCCTGCCTGCCCGTTCGCTGCCGGTCCGCAACCGCGCTGTCCTTCGAATGCACGCTGTCCAAGCGATGCTTGACTGGCTCGCGGAACGGCTTCGGCCTCAGATGCCGGATGCTTCCATCTGGCGGGACTTGACGAAGCCACGCGACAAGAGTTCGTGGGGACAGGCGCGCGGCGTCGTGCAGGATCGGGTGGCCGCATTACTCGAGAACCTGCTGGAGGACGTGACCCTCCAGTCCGACTTGACTCGTTGGATCGGACAGGCCCTCCAAATCCCGCCTTCCGAGACGAACGAACTCCTCTGGCATCCACCGCGCCCTGTGCTGCTTGCGGCAGTGCCCGCCCTGCTGCGTCGGCTCCGATCGGGGTGGGCGACAGCGCAGGTGGACGGGCGGAGCCTGGGCAAGGACCTGTTAGGTGGAACGCCGTTGCCCGACTTCTTCCCGAGCAACCTGTTCAGCGACCTCGCACTGCCGGAGGCGCTGATCAAGGTGCCGGCGCAACTTGAGTGGGAGGAGGAGGGCGACTGGCACGCCATGGGCGTTGCGCAGGCTCTGCGGGAGTTTGCACCTGGGCGAGTGTCGCGCCGCTTTGCGACTCGGAGTATGCGCCACCGCCACTGGTTGCCGCTTCCCGCAGACGTGAACGGAAGGATCTACGTCGATGGGGTGTTTCCCGAGCACGATATCGAGGTTGAGGTGGACGTTGTCGTGGACGGCCGTCGGCAGACCCTTGAGTTGGTGCGCCCTCACAACATCGTTGTCGACATTGCCCCAAAAGAGGTTCGCGACAGCTCTAACGCCTATTTGATCTGGGAGAGCCAGTTCGTTGAACGAGGAGGGGCCGCACCTATACGGATTCCTCAGGAGGATCCGATTGGGCGACTGCTGAGCGGAGTTTGTTTCCATCTTCATGCCGAGCACGCCCACATCGAAGCGCGACGCCTGGCCGTAGGAGCCGACGCTACATTGCAGATGGAAGACGGCACGGAACTCCGTGGGCGACCTACATTCGCCAGGGGAGAAGGTGTGCCTGTAGGCGTCGGAGCGGTCTATGACGTAGACGCGCTCCGACTAGATGTGGTTCTGCCACCGGACTATTCGTTACCGCAGGATGTCTCGCATGGAGTGCGAAGCGCGTGGCTCCGGCACGTCGTGACGACCGACTCCCAACTGCTCGAGCACGCAAATGTCTTTCAGCTTGGTTGGGTGCATGAGGCGCTCGAGATCACCCTGATCCGTGCGGCGGTTGAGCAAGGCATGACTTTGGACCAGGCGTTCGCTCACCTTGATCGGGATCTACAGGGACAGTTGAACGCCACGATGGAAATCCTCTTCCAACGTGTCGGCCTGGTGATCGACGATGATGACGTATCCGCCGGGCCAGGCCGGCTCCGGGCCCGGCTTCAGAGTCTGCTTCAGCGGGATGGTTTCGCCAAGCGCCTTGCCGCCCTCGCTCCCGAGATGTGGCGACCCACCGATGAACTGCTACAACCCTGGCTTCGGACGCGTCTTCTGGCAACAGTAGGTCAGGCTGCCCTCGCAGCGGGAAGATTGCTTTGTCCGGACCATGACCCAGAGGGCCTGCTCGTAGACGTCCAGCCGGGCCTGGATGCTGAGGGCCGGCCGCGAAACGGCCAGGTGTGGCTAAGCGAAAGTTCAATCGGCGGCGGCGGCTTCCTTGAGGCGCTAGCCTCACGTCTTCAGAAAGATCCCCGTCGATTCCTGCGGCTAATGCGTCATGCCATACGGCCATCAGCCATGGAGGTGATCGATAACCAGATGCGGCGGATTATCCATCTGTCGGCGAAAGACGGGCCTCTCGCAGATGCCATGGCTGCCTACCGCGGGGCGCATAGCCAGGCCGCGAGGGTGGAAGCCCTCAACTGTGTACGCCATGCACTGCGCGACGCGGGCGTGGCTCCGGATCATGGGGTGGTATCCGCGCTAGCGAATCGGCTACTTCGGCCAGGTTCGACCTCAGCGACTGACCGGGCGATGGGTCAGGTGGTGGGTGCATGGGACGCCGAAGAACGCCGTCTCGGGGTCGAAATCGACGCACGGACATGGGCGTTCCTCTCCAGTGGCAGGAAGGATCTCGACCACGGATTGCCCTTGGCAGGAGGGGGAGACTTGCGCCAGCGCCGGTTGGATGCCCTTCGCAGTCTTCTCTGGCCACGTGGATGGCGGATGCGCTCGGCTGCCCTCCAGTCTTGGAATCCGTACACAGTTCTCCCTGACCCTGCACCCGAGGTGCTGAGGGCAATTCTTATCGATGGGACCGTCACCGTCGACATCAGCGACCCTGATGCTGCCGGGCGGCTGCGGCACGTGCTTTCAACGGATGGCGCTGCCCGCTTGCGGGGCGGACCAGGTCAGGAGGCGGAAGTCAGTGACGTGCTCGTTGGCCTGATGACGGAACCAATCGAGACTGAATTCCTTCACATATATCCGTACATAGCTGAGGTTACGCATACTGCGGATGGGGCCACGCTCGTGCGCTTGGAACTGGCGGAGATCGTATCTTGA
- the dpdH gene encoding protein DpdH, translating to MSWREPLPAACWNAEAVFSIIPVEAETPSDSVFNATHSALPILRREKIDRHAGAVVDENVLLDAVNQQPADYPVLPILGRSGAGKSHLVRWLRMNLELKPGTRLVFVPKHRTSLRGILELVLKHAPQARAAELRRRVDAAVDSLGNEQEARLRLRSELATLIETRGAQPGVHSSEEAELRQYLASSLPALLLDPWFRSSLLADNGAIARLVKEKLRGKDETNKEDAFGFTADDVRLSVDDVRHASREAQDIAGALASDDELPRLAADMLNEQLSQAVSAVFGLGGDDLKNLLVELRLELAREGAELLLLIEDFSIFQGIQGGLIDAITLVPSADLAVCPMRVVMAVTTGYFTNHLPDTVKTRTYVAFDLDLPVGTDRQVDAAAFAAPYLNAVRVGAAALEAARRVGDDVPNACVECPVTDRCHSAFGAVDGVGIFPFNRESLVRAIRSKSGVDGGFVARDVLTRVLRPVLHRDREAIAAGDFPTEFFAREFATGAEGLLDIEDEARLERSEDPPSTNERRKRLVRFWGSEGGAQNLAGTIHQAFNVPAVGGLTTERKVAKPPRLRLEDADIVNSEPAPEIPMLVAAVDRWIETGEIQQVVRNELRRIVHALVVERIDFDDGCWGRAPWTDPSRAMPAFPQTAIHLGESPKGAEGRLVGLTIEGGTSRDARALRALAWYSKSGSWRLVPNGAALQRLAYEKLEEWSTSVSQRLLPGRESESPELVAVVYALDAGAQILGVPGAYRDDLVDRVAAIVDMGETGGKGGETWPAFAPLVNSARTGGVAAAADREQLRNRLLRLASFSQGGKPLALDIPRIARALKQAEQFSGIPGDLTEEVERHLAVLAAQLAKLDDFANSAQEALPDLDAIGADIREATAVVNDLLDRAASANLLPSGVSPAVVRQVGREIKDGDIAAVARVRQRLIDWANLSQREKLRVLTMDWHAPASRVLAWSAAADHALTKTEAALVADVGGRLQPELERAGQRLDAALQRACFELDGLLAGDADVLA from the coding sequence ATGAGTTGGCGCGAGCCGTTACCGGCGGCGTGTTGGAATGCGGAGGCCGTTTTCTCGATTATTCCGGTCGAGGCGGAGACGCCCTCGGACTCCGTGTTCAACGCCACTCACAGCGCGCTGCCGATTCTGCGGCGCGAAAAAATCGATCGCCATGCCGGCGCGGTGGTCGACGAGAATGTCCTTCTCGATGCCGTGAATCAGCAACCAGCAGATTATCCGGTGTTGCCGATCCTTGGTCGTTCGGGCGCCGGAAAGTCTCACCTCGTGCGCTGGCTGCGGATGAATCTGGAACTTAAGCCCGGCACACGCCTGGTCTTTGTTCCAAAGCATCGGACGTCCCTCCGCGGCATCCTCGAGTTGGTGTTGAAGCATGCCCCGCAGGCCCGCGCAGCGGAACTGCGGAGGCGTGTTGACGCGGCGGTCGACTCGCTCGGTAATGAACAGGAGGCGAGACTTCGGCTCAGGAGCGAACTTGCGACCTTGATCGAAACTCGTGGGGCGCAACCCGGCGTGCACTCATCGGAGGAGGCGGAGCTCCGTCAATATCTCGCGTCGTCGCTCCCGGCGTTACTACTCGACCCTTGGTTCAGAAGCAGTCTGCTTGCAGACAACGGCGCCATCGCTCGCCTAGTAAAAGAGAAGTTGCGCGGAAAGGATGAGACCAACAAGGAGGACGCGTTCGGATTCACGGCCGATGATGTCCGTCTCTCCGTTGACGACGTACGGCACGCCAGTCGCGAAGCGCAGGACATAGCGGGCGCGCTGGCCTCGGATGATGAGCTTCCCAGACTCGCAGCAGATATGTTGAACGAGCAACTATCTCAGGCGGTTAGCGCGGTGTTCGGTCTCGGAGGTGACGACCTCAAGAACCTCTTGGTCGAGTTGCGACTCGAACTCGCGCGCGAGGGAGCCGAACTGCTGCTTCTGATCGAGGACTTCTCTATCTTCCAGGGAATCCAGGGCGGACTAATCGACGCCATCACACTGGTGCCATCGGCGGATCTCGCCGTGTGTCCCATGCGGGTCGTCATGGCAGTTACCACCGGCTATTTCACCAACCACCTGCCGGACACAGTGAAGACCCGGACATACGTGGCGTTCGACCTCGATCTGCCCGTCGGTACCGACCGTCAGGTCGACGCCGCTGCCTTCGCGGCACCCTACCTCAACGCGGTGAGGGTAGGTGCGGCGGCGCTAGAGGCGGCTCGGCGTGTGGGCGATGACGTCCCTAATGCCTGCGTAGAGTGTCCTGTCACAGATCGGTGCCACAGCGCTTTCGGGGCCGTCGACGGGGTTGGTATTTTCCCATTCAACCGAGAGTCACTGGTCCGGGCAATCCGCAGCAAATCCGGGGTGGACGGGGGTTTTGTCGCACGTGACGTGCTGACTCGCGTGCTGCGTCCAGTCCTCCACAGGGACCGGGAGGCCATCGCGGCAGGGGACTTTCCGACGGAGTTTTTCGCACGAGAGTTCGCCACTGGAGCAGAGGGTCTGCTTGATATCGAGGACGAAGCGCGACTCGAGCGATCAGAAGATCCACCTTCTACTAACGAGCGACGCAAGCGACTGGTCCGATTCTGGGGCAGTGAGGGCGGGGCGCAGAATCTCGCCGGGACAATTCACCAGGCCTTTAATGTGCCCGCCGTTGGGGGCCTGACGACCGAACGAAAGGTCGCCAAGCCTCCGCGTTTGCGTCTAGAAGACGCGGACATCGTCAATTCGGAACCCGCTCCGGAGATCCCCATGTTGGTCGCGGCGGTCGATCGCTGGATTGAGACTGGGGAGATCCAGCAGGTAGTGCGGAACGAACTCCGAAGAATCGTCCACGCCCTGGTCGTAGAGCGGATCGACTTCGACGACGGCTGCTGGGGGCGTGCGCCCTGGACGGATCCTTCCAGGGCGATGCCCGCCTTCCCTCAAACAGCGATCCACCTAGGTGAGTCACCGAAGGGTGCCGAGGGTCGGCTAGTGGGGCTCACGATCGAAGGTGGGACCAGCCGGGATGCCCGAGCACTTCGCGCCCTTGCCTGGTACAGCAAGAGTGGATCGTGGCGGCTCGTGCCGAACGGGGCAGCTCTGCAACGCCTGGCGTACGAGAAGTTGGAGGAGTGGAGCACGTCCGTTTCGCAAAGACTCCTGCCTGGCCGTGAAAGCGAATCTCCAGAACTAGTGGCGGTCGTATACGCGTTGGACGCTGGCGCGCAAATCCTGGGTGTTCCCGGGGCGTATCGTGACGACCTAGTCGACCGTGTGGCCGCTATTGTCGACATGGGAGAGACGGGTGGCAAGGGTGGTGAAACTTGGCCCGCTTTCGCGCCACTTGTCAACTCCGCGCGAACCGGCGGCGTGGCCGCAGCGGCGGATCGAGAGCAGTTACGCAATCGGCTCCTCCGTCTCGCGAGCTTCTCGCAAGGCGGCAAGCCGCTGGCCCTTGATATTCCACGCATCGCACGAGCGCTCAAGCAGGCTGAGCAGTTCAGCGGGATCCCTGGGGACTTAACCGAGGAGGTGGAGCGGCATCTCGCTGTTCTCGCAGCACAACTCGCGAAGCTGGACGACTTTGCAAACTCCGCTCAGGAGGCGCTTCCGGACCTGGACGCCATCGGTGCAGATATCCGAGAGGCCACCGCGGTAGTGAACGATCTGCTTGATCGAGCTGCATCGGCAAACCTGCTTCCTTCGGGTGTGTCGCCCGCCGTGGTCCGCCAGGTAGGACGCGAGATCAAGGATGGTGATATTGCGGCGGTCGCGAGGGTGCGCCAGAGATTAATCGACTGGGCGAACTTGAGCCAACGCGAGAAACTGCGGGTTCTAACGATGGATTGGCACGCACCTGCTTCACGTGTCCTCGCCTGGAGTGCCGCCGCGGACCACGCGCTTACCAAGACCGAAGCAGCCCTCGTTGCTGATGTCGGTGGGCGGCTACAACCGGAACTGGAACGGGCTGGGCAGCGCCTGGACGCAGCACTGCAGCGCGCCTGCTTTGAGTTGGACGGCCTCCTGGCCGGCGATGCGGACGTGCTCGCATGA